The following are encoded in a window of Amphibacillus xylanus NBRC 15112 genomic DNA:
- a CDS encoding sugar ABC transporter substrate-binding protein: MLNKKKGLLFLIVSLLFAFVLVGCADDTGGNADDSNDSNVDTTDEVESEDNDTSSGDINVGIVLPTRDEPRWVQDEQRFKDALADSEYTTEILFSQGSSANELQNVETLISRGIDVLIISPHDGDAAGAAAQAAANEGVTVIAYDRLITNTDAVDYYVTFDSFAVGAAQGNYLIEHANGTNIPLYLYAGAASDNNAFLFFEGAWSVLQPKIADGTFVVANSSEAEALADKPELTRDEMGRILGQVTTNWDPNEAINKAQTHLTAAGDDLKGEVLILAPNDGTSRSIADTFATDSDITSYVITGQDAEKASIQYIIDGKQSMTVFKDVRQLVKDAMGMAITLLDGATPDTTGSYDNGSKEVPAMQSEVIVVDQANVQSVLIDSGYYEASEFTGLD, encoded by the coding sequence ATGCTTAATAAGAAAAAAGGTTTATTGTTTTTAATCGTTTCATTGTTGTTTGCTTTTGTGCTTGTAGGTTGTGCAGATGACACAGGTGGAAATGCAGATGACTCAAATGATTCTAACGTTGATACGACAGATGAGGTTGAATCAGAAGATAATGATACATCAAGTGGAGACATTAACGTAGGGATTGTCTTACCAACACGTGATGAGCCACGTTGGGTACAAGACGAGCAAAGATTTAAGGATGCTTTAGCTGATTCAGAGTATACAACTGAAATATTATTTAGCCAAGGTTCTTCGGCAAATGAATTACAAAACGTTGAGACATTAATTAGTCGTGGAATAGATGTCTTGATTATTAGTCCTCATGACGGGGATGCTGCTGGTGCTGCAGCTCAAGCGGCAGCTAATGAAGGTGTAACGGTAATTGCATACGATCGTTTAATTACGAACACCGATGCAGTTGATTATTATGTTACGTTTGATAGTTTTGCAGTGGGAGCAGCTCAAGGGAACTATTTAATTGAGCATGCAAATGGTACGAATATCCCTCTATATCTATATGCTGGTGCGGCATCTGACAATAATGCATTTCTGTTCTTTGAAGGTGCATGGTCAGTATTACAACCGAAAATTGCCGACGGTACGTTTGTTGTTGCCAACTCTAGTGAGGCAGAAGCTTTAGCTGACAAACCAGAATTAACGCGTGACGAAATGGGCCGTATTTTAGGTCAAGTTACGACAAACTGGGATCCGAATGAAGCAATTAATAAAGCTCAGACGCACTTAACAGCAGCAGGTGATGACCTTAAAGGAGAGGTGTTAATTTTAGCTCCAAACGATGGTACATCAAGATCAATAGCTGATACGTTTGCAACAGATAGTGATATTACAAGTTATGTGATTACTGGTCAAGACGCAGAGAAGGCGTCAATTCAATACATTATTGATGGAAAGCAATCAATGACAGTATTTAAGGACGTGCGTCAACTAGTTAAAGATGCGATGGGTATGGCAATTACTTTATTAGATGGAGCAACACCAGATACAACAGGTTCTTATGATAATGGTTCAAAAGAAGTTCCAGCTATGCAATCTGAGGTTATCGTTGTTGATCAAGCAAATGTTCAATCTGTATTAATTGACTCTGGATACTACGAAGCTAGTGAATTTACAGGGTTAGATTAA
- a CDS encoding sugar ABC transporter ATP-binding protein, which yields MSKYILEMHNISKSFPGVKALSEVNFKVEKGEIHCLVGENGAGKSTLMKVLSGVYPYGNYEGDIVYEGKVQQFNKISDSVDAGIAIIYQELALFPDLSVYENIYIGNEVKDRGIINWNETIVKAKEVLEKVNLKVNPETLIKDLGVGKQQLVEIAKAISKNVKLLILDEPTAALNEDDSENLLELIKALRDQGITCIMISHKLKEVVAIADKATILRDGETICTLDASKGEIEERAIIKHMVGRELNAIYPEIPDKKIGERVLEIRNWSAYDSQLGRYVVKNANLHLNKGEIVGIAGLMGSGRTELALSIFGNQPQYKLGGELLINGEVKKFKHTSDAIAEGIAYVTEDRKENGLFLAQNITNNVSIAKLSGISNQGIINDNEEIKVAEQYKKSLQIKASSIEQLVGKLSGGNQQKVSLAKWLFAGPEILILDEPTRGIDVGAKFEIYTVMNELIKQGLSIIVISSELGEVLGMSDRIYVMAEGEIKGELAKGEADQEKIMELATQGGGLKDEIF from the coding sequence GTGTCTAAATATATTCTTGAAATGCACAATATTAGCAAATCATTTCCAGGCGTTAAAGCATTAAGTGAGGTGAATTTCAAAGTTGAGAAAGGAGAAATTCATTGTTTAGTCGGTGAAAACGGTGCTGGGAAATCAACGTTAATGAAAGTATTAAGTGGTGTCTACCCATATGGTAATTATGAAGGAGATATTGTCTACGAAGGTAAGGTTCAACAGTTTAATAAAATTAGTGACAGTGTTGATGCTGGAATTGCCATTATATATCAAGAGTTAGCACTATTTCCTGATTTATCTGTATATGAAAATATTTATATCGGTAATGAAGTAAAAGACCGTGGAATTATTAATTGGAATGAAACGATCGTCAAGGCAAAGGAAGTCTTGGAGAAAGTCAATTTAAAAGTAAATCCTGAAACATTAATTAAAGATTTAGGTGTTGGGAAGCAACAGCTCGTTGAAATAGCTAAGGCAATTAGTAAAAACGTAAAATTACTTATTTTAGATGAACCAACAGCAGCGTTAAATGAAGATGATAGTGAAAACCTCTTAGAACTAATCAAAGCACTTAGAGATCAAGGGATAACATGCATTATGATATCTCACAAATTAAAGGAAGTCGTTGCCATTGCAGATAAAGCCACAATCCTTCGTGATGGAGAGACGATTTGTACGCTAGATGCAAGTAAAGGTGAAATTGAAGAACGAGCCATTATTAAGCACATGGTTGGCCGTGAATTAAATGCGATTTATCCAGAAATTCCAGATAAGAAAATTGGTGAACGCGTTTTAGAAATACGTAATTGGTCGGCATATGACTCACAATTAGGTCGTTATGTCGTAAAAAACGCAAACCTTCATTTAAACAAAGGAGAAATTGTTGGTATTGCTGGTTTAATGGGTTCGGGTCGAACAGAATTAGCCCTTAGTATCTTTGGAAATCAACCACAATATAAATTGGGCGGCGAACTACTCATTAATGGCGAAGTCAAAAAATTTAAACATACGAGTGACGCAATAGCCGAAGGGATTGCATATGTAACGGAAGATAGAAAAGAAAATGGTTTGTTTTTAGCACAAAATATTACGAATAATGTTTCAATAGCTAAGCTATCAGGCATTTCAAATCAAGGCATCATCAATGATAATGAAGAAATAAAAGTAGCCGAACAATATAAAAAATCTCTTCAAATTAAAGCCTCTTCAATTGAACAATTAGTTGGAAAATTAAGTGGTGGAAATCAACAAAAGGTTTCATTAGCAAAATGGTTATTTGCTGGACCAGAAATACTAATTTTGGATGAGCCAACACGAGGAATTGACGTTGGTGCAAAATTTGAAATATATACGGTAATGAATGAACTTATTAAACAAGGCTTAAGCATTATTGTTATTTCATCAGAGTTAGGTGAAGTGTTAGGGATGAGTGATCGGATTTATGTCATGGCAGAAGGAGAAATAAAAGGGGAGCTTGCTAAAGGAGAAGCTGATCAAGAAAAGATTATGGAGCTTGCGACTCAAGGAGGAGGTTTAAAGGATGAAATTTTTTAA
- a CDS encoding sugar ABC transporter permease — MKFFNELGTLVKENIRDYGMYIALFVIMLTFNFMTNGMFMSSRNISNLLDSAGYIAVLAVGMTLVIVIRHIDLSVGYVAGFLGAIAAILLMRHGVPVYIVIPIILILGIVIGLFNGLLIAQLGIPAFVASLAGMLIFRGALLQVTEGTGTIIVQNASFNALGNGFIPAITLVNDRHLLTLIVGLVGICFYIYGEFKTRHDKLKYSFEVVSPSIFALKLLFVSLIIGYITWILAGYNGISWTVVIVLIVTIIYHFITTKTVLGRQIYAVGSNAEAAHLSGINVKKVTYIVMASMSMLAALSGILYTARLQSATTTAGMLFELDAIAASYVGGVSSAGGVGKVTGAIVGAIVMASLTNGMNLLGVGISYQYMIRGGVLAGAVIFDVLTRKKGK, encoded by the coding sequence ATGAAATTTTTTAATGAATTAGGCACATTAGTAAAAGAAAATATTCGAGATTATGGGATGTATATTGCTTTATTTGTAATCATGCTTACCTTTAATTTTATGACAAATGGCATGTTTATGTCATCTAGAAATATTAGTAACCTTTTAGATTCAGCTGGTTATATTGCAGTGTTAGCAGTTGGAATGACATTAGTCATTGTGATTCGTCATATCGATTTATCTGTTGGATATGTCGCTGGTTTTCTCGGAGCGATTGCAGCCATTCTATTGATGCGACATGGTGTACCTGTTTATATTGTGATCCCAATCATCTTAATCTTAGGGATTGTCATTGGTTTATTTAATGGTTTACTGATTGCACAGCTTGGTATTCCAGCTTTCGTTGCTTCATTAGCTGGTATGTTAATCTTCCGAGGTGCGTTATTACAGGTTACAGAAGGAACAGGAACGATCATTGTTCAAAATGCAAGTTTTAATGCTCTTGGAAATGGTTTTATCCCAGCAATAACCCTAGTTAATGATCGTCACTTATTGACACTGATTGTCGGATTAGTCGGGATTTGCTTCTACATTTATGGTGAATTTAAAACAAGACATGATAAGTTAAAATACTCATTTGAAGTAGTTTCACCAAGTATTTTTGCTCTAAAACTACTATTTGTTTCATTAATTATTGGTTACATTACTTGGATTCTAGCCGGATATAATGGTATTTCATGGACAGTTGTTATTGTCTTGATTGTCACAATTATTTATCACTTTATTACGACGAAAACAGTATTAGGTCGTCAAATATATGCTGTTGGTAGTAATGCAGAGGCAGCACACTTAAGTGGAATTAACGTTAAAAAAGTAACTTATATTGTCATGGCTTCAATGTCAATGCTAGCTGCTTTATCGGGTATTTTATATACGGCTCGTCTTCAATCAGCGACGACGACAGCAGGTATGCTGTTTGAGCTAGATGCAATTGCCGCATCATATGTTGGTGGAGTGTCATCAGCTGGTGGTGTTGGGAAAGTAACAGGTGCAATTGTCGGTGCGATTGTTATGGCATCACTAACAAATGGTATGAACTTATTAGGAGTTGGCATCTCTTATCAGTATATGATCAGAGGTGGTGTTCTAGCTGGTGCGGTAATATTTGACGTACTAACACGTAAAAAAGGAAAATAA
- a CDS encoding sugar ABC transporter substrate-binding protein, producing the protein MRKNVIAFIIFLFVILGYFTITSLARVVRSDWQEPLPINQADQKYRLVLITQDIDTPFWESVIEGAKEQAEKDQAMLEVLGNYGSNEEAFLQNLELAIHSKVDGIIIQGLDTDEFKELTKIKAAFYSIPIITIAIDVPMEESLRRTYVGSNHYESGVKLAEQLVEDMGEVGKVVLFYDQEQYFYQLERQAGIESVLKKYPEITIVPVETIDQKEDITSTTQDLLNQHPDVDGFIAIKSTIASGMVEEISRRRQVESLAIYTFDDHDDLEQLLIDGKLDAVIKQSPQEMGRLSVQLVIEWLNGETVPLDFDGYLTEIELVKATDFDE; encoded by the coding sequence GTGCGTAAAAATGTCATCGCTTTCATAATTTTTCTCTTTGTTATTCTTGGTTATTTTACAATTACCTCTTTGGCTCGAGTTGTTCGCTCAGATTGGCAAGAGCCTCTGCCAATTAATCAAGCAGATCAAAAGTATCGCCTCGTCCTCATTACGCAAGATATAGACACACCATTTTGGGAATCCGTTATTGAAGGTGCTAAGGAGCAAGCTGAAAAAGATCAGGCAATGCTTGAAGTGCTCGGTAACTATGGCTCGAATGAAGAAGCCTTTTTGCAAAATCTTGAGTTAGCAATTCATTCAAAGGTTGATGGGATTATTATTCAAGGTTTGGATACAGATGAATTTAAAGAATTGACTAAGATCAAAGCCGCTTTTTATAGTATTCCTATCATAACAATTGCAATAGATGTCCCAATGGAAGAGAGTTTGCGTCGTACTTACGTTGGTTCTAATCATTATGAATCAGGCGTGAAGCTAGCTGAGCAACTTGTTGAAGATATGGGCGAGGTAGGGAAAGTTGTATTGTTTTATGATCAAGAGCAATACTTTTACCAATTAGAACGGCAGGCAGGGATTGAATCGGTACTTAAAAAATATCCAGAGATTACAATTGTCCCTGTTGAAACGATTGATCAAAAGGAAGATATCACTTCAACAACTCAAGATTTATTAAATCAGCATCCTGATGTTGATGGGTTTATTGCAATTAAATCAACGATAGCTTCAGGTATGGTCGAAGAGATAAGCCGGAGAAGACAGGTTGAATCATTAGCTATTTACACATTTGATGATCATGATGATTTAGAACAATTATTAATAGACGGTAAGCTAGATGCAGTTATTAAGCAATCCCCTCAAGAGATGGGACGTTTGAGCGTCCAACTCGTTATTGAATGGTTAAATGGAGAGACAGTTCCACTTGACTTTGATGGCTATTTAACAGAAATAGAACTTGTGAAAGCGACTGATTTCGATGAATAG
- a CDS encoding sensor histidine kinase — protein sequence MNSVRRKILILTSVTVVMMLVIWFSFTIYNRQTQEQYNEILQRYLLLNEVNVASQQLITDLNLYLSTSDPDQYQKIDQIKDSLREKEADVWSLGYQENEFEIVNYVHLTDSLIETVDRSISLHLQEDTEAAANEFNDATRIANYISDTTLALVDKELKTYDSFYRHIIEQSVNINQLGVWLFLFLSFILIVLTYLIARSITRPIYQLTEAANQLSQGHFDTEVHVDSNDEMAFLAKTFNRMRLNINNLISEIQLKAQLEKELQESKLLLQESQLRSLQSQINPHFLFNTLNTISKKAYLEGSIETSDLLVDVAGLLRYNLKQLDRSVTLYDEVTVLRHYIDIQKALLTDRLQFTESIDFDLLGLDMPALTLQPIIENAVIHAIEPRESGGKIMFRVSDLEDHVLIEIEDDGPGMTEEKKIELIEGLLIPKEGHSTGIGFTNVIKRLRIFYGSNNLVTIDSQINRGTKVSLILPKQKGGTRNV from the coding sequence ATGAATAGTGTTAGACGAAAAATACTAATATTAACCTCTGTGACAGTCGTGATGATGTTGGTGATTTGGTTTTCATTTACGATTTATAATCGCCAAACGCAAGAACAATATAATGAAATCTTACAACGATATTTGCTGCTAAATGAAGTCAATGTAGCTAGTCAACAGTTAATTACAGATTTAAATCTGTATTTATCAACATCCGATCCAGATCAATATCAGAAGATTGATCAAATTAAGGATAGTCTTCGAGAGAAGGAAGCTGACGTTTGGTCGTTAGGTTATCAGGAAAATGAGTTTGAGATTGTAAATTATGTTCATTTAACAGATAGCTTAATAGAAACCGTTGATCGGTCAATCAGTCTACATTTACAAGAGGATACAGAAGCGGCAGCTAATGAATTTAATGATGCAACTCGAATTGCTAATTATATCTCTGATACAACGTTAGCGCTGGTAGATAAAGAATTAAAAACGTACGATAGCTTTTATCGCCATATTATCGAGCAATCTGTGAATATTAATCAACTAGGAGTTTGGCTGTTTTTATTTTTAAGTTTTATTTTAATTGTCTTAACTTATCTAATAGCACGTAGTATTACACGCCCCATTTATCAGTTGACAGAAGCAGCCAATCAACTTTCTCAAGGGCATTTTGATACAGAAGTACATGTTGATTCAAATGACGAGATGGCGTTTTTGGCAAAAACATTTAATCGTATGCGATTAAATATTAATAACTTGATTTCAGAAATTCAATTAAAAGCACAACTAGAAAAGGAACTTCAAGAAAGTAAATTACTATTGCAAGAAAGTCAGCTTCGTAGCTTACAAAGTCAAATAAATCCACACTTTCTTTTTAATACATTGAACACGATCTCAAAGAAAGCTTACTTAGAAGGATCAATAGAAACAAGTGACTTACTAGTTGATGTTGCTGGGCTACTGCGTTACAACCTCAAACAATTAGATCGTTCGGTCACATTATATGATGAGGTAACAGTATTGAGGCATTACATTGATATTCAAAAAGCTCTACTTACTGATCGATTGCAGTTTACGGAATCAATTGATTTTGATCTTTTAGGTCTTGATATGCCAGCATTAACATTACAGCCGATTATCGAGAATGCAGTAATTCATGCGATTGAACCACGAGAATCAGGCGGCAAGATTATGTTTAGAGTGAGTGATTTAGAGGATCATGTTCTTATTGAGATTGAAGATGATGGACCCGGGATGACAGAAGAGAAAAAGATAGAGTTAATCGAAGGACTGCTCATCCCAAAAGAAGGTCACTCAACCGGAATCGGCTTCACCAATGTCATAAAACGACTTCGTATATTTTATGGCTCAAATAATTTAGTCACAATTGACAGCCAAATAAATCGTGGAACTAAAGTAAGTTTAATTCTTCCTAAACAAAAAGGGGGTACCCGAAATGTTTAA
- a CDS encoding response regulator: protein MFKLLIVDDEEIERKSMQVTLEQAFSNIEIKEARNGRLAVEYAKTFEPDLVLMDIKMPGMDGLEAIKHIKKQPKQPKFIMVTAYDTFAYAKEAIRLGVKDYILKPSKINEIISIVGQVIEQIKQENAMKAKQLKQNHYFEKTKRVIETDIVTQLLFDHVHDVHIDMALEILEIKPTKQVFAFVVLLPEGFESQYPALVNLMRKDGNVLIGALYGRQFPVIVFRDQTQSFRSQATELIRRTFKKNRQTVGQGWIIGIGNPYDSLDQIQSSYHEALIALIDMDRSDHFRFYQDIPIGANGCDQQFEKYRHKYFFDQVRLGEWDKILETCINLIQCYQKESTPLRVTQGRILELIWIIGRILDEMNLKIKWEAIKVHSQDYPAFIEEIRLFFNRLKQKYVDYHQQLEVDSIKQMKKYIIDHSHEDISLEFLSERFDLSTIYISKMFKEKLGMNYIDFLTECRIDKAKALIQTSEKSIKEIALEVGYRDPNYFSKVFKKLTEVSPMTYRKKRRSD, encoded by the coding sequence ATGTTTAAACTACTAATTGTTGATGATGAAGAAATTGAACGTAAGAGTATGCAAGTGACGCTTGAACAGGCATTTTCAAATATTGAGATTAAAGAAGCGAGGAATGGGAGATTGGCAGTAGAATACGCCAAGACATTTGAGCCAGATCTTGTGTTAATGGATATTAAAATGCCTGGAATGGATGGATTAGAAGCTATTAAACATATAAAAAAGCAACCGAAACAACCTAAATTTATTATGGTAACAGCATATGATACATTTGCTTATGCCAAAGAAGCGATAAGATTGGGCGTTAAAGATTACATTTTAAAGCCAAGTAAGATTAATGAGATTATATCTATCGTTGGGCAAGTAATTGAGCAAATTAAGCAAGAAAATGCTATGAAAGCAAAGCAATTGAAGCAAAATCATTATTTTGAGAAAACAAAACGCGTGATCGAAACAGATATAGTTACTCAGTTATTATTTGATCATGTCCATGATGTTCACATTGATATGGCGTTAGAAATACTAGAAATTAAACCTACAAAACAAGTATTTGCGTTTGTTGTATTACTTCCAGAAGGTTTTGAGAGTCAATATCCTGCATTAGTTAATCTCATGCGTAAAGATGGCAATGTGTTAATTGGTGCTTTATATGGTAGGCAGTTCCCGGTAATAGTCTTTCGTGATCAAACACAATCATTTAGAAGCCAAGCGACTGAACTTATTCGTCGGACATTCAAAAAGAATCGACAGACAGTTGGTCAAGGTTGGATAATTGGGATCGGTAATCCTTATGATTCATTAGATCAAATTCAATCGTCGTATCATGAAGCTCTCATTGCACTAATTGATATGGACAGATCAGATCACTTCCGTTTTTATCAAGATATCCCAATCGGTGCAAATGGTTGTGATCAACAATTTGAAAAGTACCGTCACAAGTATTTCTTTGACCAAGTTCGATTAGGAGAATGGGATAAAATTTTAGAAACGTGTATTAATTTAATTCAATGTTATCAAAAAGAATCGACACCACTTAGAGTGACTCAAGGCCGAATCCTAGAATTAATTTGGATAATTGGCCGAATCTTAGACGAGATGAATCTTAAAATCAAGTGGGAAGCTATTAAAGTTCATAGCCAAGACTATCCAGCTTTTATTGAAGAAATTCGGTTATTCTTTAATCGACTTAAGCAGAAATATGTTGACTATCATCAGCAATTGGAAGTAGATAGCATTAAGCAAATGAAAAAGTATATTATTGACCATTCACACGAAGATATCTCATTGGAATTTTTATCAGAACGATTTGATCTTAGTACGATTTATATAAGTAAAATGTTTAAAGAAAAATTAGGCATGAACTATATTGATTTTTTGACAGAGTGTCGGATCGATAAAGCTAAAGCGCTAATCCAAACGAGTGAGAAAAGCATTAAAGAAATTGCATTAGAAGTTGGTTATCGTGATCCGAATTATTTTAGTAAAGTATTTAAAAAACTGACAGAAGTATCACCAATGACTTATCGGAAAAAGCGACGTTCGGATTAA